Genomic window (Helianthus annuus cultivar XRQ/B chromosome 3, HanXRQr2.0-SUNRISE, whole genome shotgun sequence):
gtaggacctttgcaaattgtttagccataaacttcatacaatccttttgggacatggcggaggaggtcgaacccttctttgacttgagtttcttggatgaactagaagacatctaaaagatttgaaagagaagggaaaggatgagactttgatcattaattgaaaacaaggtttgtgtatgcaaagcaagtagatgttcaagtaccaagtaaagttcacataaagcataagtttccaacacacattcaacatgtatagcacataagttgcgaataggaaaatataaatttagttggttcatgagaattattattgtttgtgattgcgataatgtgcgacatgattaaaacgacatttcgaaatgaatgaacgttcaagtataaaatcacatataaattgagatacataaaagagaggctcaataaaacataggaatgtttcgggtagagaaaccccgacaattccaaagtgggtcgaaagtcctttcgatttagagatattgtgctttggcctataagtaagatactctcgtcgagaagcgattaacggtatcttacccttccggttactacacatctctaaatgattggaacattcgggactttggcgagaataaaaaaaatcaaggaatgggacttaatcgacaagatgcgggtttcacccctaacttgacgatttcgtaccctaaatgtggttggtacttgtcggccaaaataaaattttgacactttgacaagggtccactagagttgaaatggaaattaccattaagttgtggatgtcactcctagcttaatggtgaaatttcgtgcaaaaatagattaaaggtagagtgagagtcgtttaccaaattgtgggtttcacgcctattttggtaaagttgtctcgttgatgttacaagagtataaaatagcaaaagtgtattcgtgttagccttaggaaaggcacataaatttattaacaagaagtgtagctaggaagcatgtaagatagagcacaaatgttttaaacaacaaataagagacaaagttcctaaaactatagactagggcaaaagtttcctaattccctatagctatggctctgataccaatctgtcacaccccaaccaatggcggaaacatcgggatgagacgaagtgtgaagattgctcgagacatcataacgctatttgtgacaataatttaataatccaaatttcatttccaaaataaatgtcaaaacattacaagaaaagcaaataacaacattgttcaacataacataaacaaaattgatacaacactttaaacctaaacgtctaagtgagtatttaggcatctttgctatccgttttcatttcatcatcatcaacctgtaacatgtttaaaaatacaattcaatgcaaaagcaaaggcgagtatacaagtttggtacgtacatagcataagttaaaaagtgtgatcaattcctcatggcaagcatatgattcaagataaaccttaaatatggcatgtgtctaacatatcaaaccaagaaaacgcaatatgctcaagacataacctcaagtttacgggcgggtcgttaatcctatagcgctacatatgtcaaggtttggctcgtacgaagttaatgataagttcaacacataagaataacccaagtttaaagtatcaagtcatcacgtatacaagcatgttataggaacgttcatgtgtttaagcaaaatgttcatgtgtaagtttttgataagtaaacatgttacaccccaaaagtggtaaaagtaaaagggggggaaatacgagtatactcacggtttacaagtggtgacttgaaattccgagagcaagtttgtagatgaattagttcggagcaccttgtccttctacacaaggaaacgtaggtgtgtgagtttggcgtataacggaagattatagattcggagtttttaatatatagaaagtaacataggtgaaaataatcatcttgtacgcataactcttgttcttgacactattgaaactcaaaagagttggtatgatttcatggattctaagatccattagagtcgtaacaagggcatggtcatagatgatgtaacgtccacttaacaaataactattaagtcatcatcaagtcttagttacttagatgtatacatatagaataacttagatattatatagtttacaagtcttatgattcaagcatgaggtaggagattaatgtctccatttaggtacctctttgtgtcatagaatacatacatgaggtaggaagaacaagcttccatttaggcacctctattgttcaccactacacttgttgttataaacaacaaggagggtcatgaacatacaagtatcaaggtattaacaacaactaatctatagcaaaacatcaagtaatgagtggattcttatgaaggatagcccaagctaatccaaccatcacacattcaacaagtttcacacttgaacattacttgtgggtaaaaccctaattaaaaacggaaagtttatgaggttttaacctctaatttagatgtctcaaccttgtttttaaacttaaccaaccatgggataagttgtaagcattaggacataggtatgagatgtgttggacacaagttgcatagatttaaacaagtttttgatgaacataaaaacaaacagaaagtttatggactatttcggggcatttccaggtctgatttctccaaggagaagtctaggaatcgaaccccatgattatacaagcaagtaggaaaaagaatcgagtgaatcggataagaattgagtgagttatgctcattttcgtgaaggggtgtcaatctactcgaacctttgctttcagctacggtttggaggatgttttgagagtttttagtgttgcaaaagtggtagggaggctggttataagtggtatttatagggggaaggattagggtttcaatgggttgggctttggaagtgtttagaaggggttacaccttgaaactagcccacaaaacccaactatatggggctgaattttgctgaatttgggctgccatgtttctttagttttttattttttaaaacattataatgagtaattttattagttaagttgtgtaataatatgcaacaatgtttcccctaacttgtaacaaggtgaaatatgaaataaaacatgatttaactaggcaaaaagtgtaatgtacaagtatgtaacatgtttgtaagtaacaagtatatgtcacatatttacaagttcaacatatgtttgtaagtatcacaaagaagtatcaaatgatctcatgattaatcgtattatggtgtatgtatagtatgtaacaaggaaatgcaagttttcattcatgatcaaaatctcgagtttacaacgagtactagaaggaacgagtacaatgatacaaagcttccaaaattagcaacacgagtaagacaagctataaatagaaagtacaaaacacagggcgttacacaACCGGTTATTGTACGAGATGATCATAAactgatttaaggatcttgggatttataaaatgtcgggtcgctcagaggtgatttaataacatgtcgcccttgggtcgttcagcggTAACTAAAATACATGACGCCCctttttaattaagtcctaccacaAATCTCTTTATTAAAcccggtttctctgacacgtctgtcgcagaggacacgtgtctttatttaattggacaggaatttccgaggtgtcACAAGTTTGGTTACTAGTTTGGTCTTGGATGAAAATACCGACCAGAAGCCATGGTGAAGAGCTGAGAACAAGACTGCTTGAGAAAACGAAATGGCCCAAAAATAAAGTGAAAATAATATTCGCAATCCATCTCTTAACCGGTTGGCACTTGTGGAAGAATAGAAATAATAAAGTTTTCAACGATTCACTTACTACCCCGGGTAAATTGGTGGAAGAGATAAAGATAGAAGCGTTTGATTGGATCAAGTTGAGATCAAGGCATAATGGAATAACATGGAACGAATGGAGCAAATTTACATTTTGGAATGATCCACCCTAGAGTGTCTTGAGTAATATGTCTCTTGTTTTGCTTTGTTTGATCCTAGATAGAGTTTTTGTGATGTTGTAATTGTATTCCTGGATGTACTCTTGAGTCGATAGATGTAACGTATAGCATCTTGCTATTCGTTAGGTCTCTCGTTTTGTTGAATAAAGTTTAGttgttgccgttcaaaaaaaaataaaaactttaaaataaaaaattgaaataCAGTCTAACTATCCTATTTAACTAGACGGTTCAACTAGTCCTACAGGTTACCCGTTAGTTAAAAATTTACTCAACCAAACCGGTTATATAATCGGTTCCTTGTTCAACCGACTGACCCGGTTAGTTCTAAAAGCAATTCTCCTTAGGGGAGTGGGGGTGCTCACCAGGGCCGTTCCAACGTTTTTGCAGACCCTAAGCGAACTACGAAGTCGGGGGCCCTAGTTTCACCCATAAACTCTCCTCCAATCCCGATGGACCCGTCGCCATGGGTGATTACGGTTGCTTTTTTCGTCTAGTGATATTCGACAGCTTAGAAATTGAAAGCAGGTTGCGACGGGAAGTGAGAATGATGATTGCGGTTGTATTTTAGGGGCTTTAGGCTGCTGAATAATGATTATTAGGTCGATGGTTATTGTAATAGTTGGAAATTAATTCAAAATGGGCTTTGAAACTAGGCCTTCTTTTTGCTAAACAATATTTACTTTGGTCTCCTtcaataaaaaaaatagtttagtTTTGAAATAAACGTATTTATTTGGGCCCAGtgtatatactatatataaattttttctaaaaacttggAGGCCTTTATTTTTTGGTGGCCCTAGGCCCGTGCCTAGGTTGCCAAGCCTATGAGCCGGCCCTGGTgctcactagtgatagaattacatcactcacaagcatccaatcaagttctgccatgtcatcaaccactattctatcactcacaagctttttttagtggcggtggtcatcactagtgatggaattccatcactcataaccattttttttataaagtttataaaagaatcAATTTTTTTGATGACAAGGACCAAACCTGCCAGTTTTAAAAGTTGAAATTAAAAGGAATAAGATTTAAATAAGTTTTGTTAATaactataaaccacagggaccgaaTGTGTTAAAAAGGAatcaaagttttcaaaaacaCCATATCCATCTTCTTCGACTTGCACCGAGTTTTCCGGCAAAGCCAACAAGTTTTCCGGCGAAACCAACAAATTTCCGGCGAAAAACATCTCAACGTACAAGTCATACACATACAATCGAATACTTAACAACGTGTGAAGTTTTCCACGAGTTGATTCTTTCACGCATTGCGGAAGGTGGTGTTGGTGTGCAAGTTTGTTTCACGCGTGATGGGGGGGGGGTGTCATCACGGATATAAAAGCTAGTTGCTTTTAAAATTAAGGATAAAACCATTAAAAAGGAACTAAGATAATTATTATTCaaataaaacacatataatattAACTATAAAAGCCATTTAAGTCACACTATTGTTCAATTATGTTTATAGTGATTTTTTATAACTGTTTAAATTGACTTAAATGATGCAATTGTAAAACTTTGCTTCTTGTTTTTTGATGTAGAGATTTTTTTTATGATTAATTTATCTTTCACCAAAAGACTTGCCAAGTTACATGAAAACTTTGTTATTACATAATAAATATTTTATACAACTAACTCTTACTTCCtattaaacttgaaaaaaaacaaataaacaaaatatCATTCATGTTTCATGTTTCGTACTTGTTTCGTTTAGGCcagtaaatattttttttaaaagaaaagaatCTAACTATTACAATATTTTATGTTAAAGAAAACTTAAAAAACTTAAATGATTTAAGAATTATAAAAAAGCAtaatttagggggtgtttgggattacttATTTTCATCTGTTTGAAATTGCTTATGTTATGTTACAAGAAGAATAAGTTAATAAGTTATAACTTCTGACTTATTAAATTTTAAAAGAAgtaaaaaacttaaaaataagaAATTCCAAACACCCTCTGGTTTATTAGAATATATCAACCAAAACCTGACTTTTATTTGAAATATTCAGAATCTTAAATTTGTTATCACTAAATTACTAAATATCTAATAATCTGAATCAAATTAATATTAActtataattatatttaaaatattGTTAGGCAAAGACCATAAAAAGCCCATTTTCCTCTTCCCTACGTTCCTCGTTTCCACTTCTTCTTCATTAAACCCACTTACTGACCCCATCACTCTCCATGGAAAACTACTCGTACAACTCCTACCCAGAGTCCGGTGGCTCCTCACCCAGATCTCGCGAAATCGACTTCGAAAACCCTACGCCATGGGAGGCCGATCAACCACCACCAACCACCTACAAAGTCAAGCTCATGTGCAGTTATGGCGGCAAAATTCACCCTAGACCTCACGATAACCAGCTCGCCTACGTCGGCGGCGAGACTAAAATCCTCGCCGTTGATCGCTCCATCAAGTTCTCCCTTCTCCTTGCCAAGTTATCCTCCTTATGTGACGTTGATGTTTGTTTCAAGTACCAGTTGCCTGGTGAAGATCTAGATGCTCTTATTTCCGTAACAAACGATGACGATCTCGATCACATGATGATTGAGTACGATCGCTTGAACAGAGCCTCTCCTAAACCGGCCAGATTAAGGCTGTTTTTGTTTCCTGTAACCGTTCAAAGTCCGGCACATAGTTTTGGCTCTACTGAAGGTAGATCGGAACGTGAACGCTTCGTTGAAGCGTTGAATTCCGGTCCGGTTCCGTCGTCGACGGTTCAGTCGCATGGGAATGCGGATTTCCTGTTTGGTTCGGAAAAAGGAGTAGCTCCGGCGCCGGTAACCGTTCCGAAAGCTCGAGATCTGCCGGTTGTAGATCCGCCGTTACGTCATCATGATCCGGACGTTGCGGTTTTGGATGAGCGTAATATCGGTACGGATCGGATACAGAAACATATTCAGGATCTGAGGAGATTGCGAATTGCAGAAGATCAACAACAGAATCTGTATAGAGATGACAACAATAACCAAAACCTCAACCTCAACCTCTCTGGTGGCTATTCCGGAGATTATTACGTTCAGAGACCGTCGGAAAAAGTAGTTACAACGCCACTTCCGGCAAGTG
Coding sequences:
- the LOC110941353 gene encoding uncharacterized protein LOC110941353 — translated: MENYSYNSYPESGGSSPRSREIDFENPTPWEADQPPPTTYKVKLMCSYGGKIHPRPHDNQLAYVGGETKILAVDRSIKFSLLLAKLSSLCDVDVCFKYQLPGEDLDALISVTNDDDLDHMMIEYDRLNRASPKPARLRLFLFPVTVQSPAHSFGSTEGRSERERFVEALNSGPVPSSTVQSHGNADFLFGSEKGVAPAPVTVPKARDLPVVDPPLRHHDPDVAVLDERNIGTDRIQKHIQDLRRLRIAEDQQQNLYRDDNNNQNLNLNLSGGYSGDYYVQRPSEKVVTTPLPASVPSPAQGYQISGGYAPSTLSADQQPVYMVQAQSSMYHAPMARPVTGPIGHNPGQVQGQSQGYYAVQRMPAEAYREPPVYNAMQPVQTMSTPPMFPPQQQQQQQPPVQKVSTEGIRMIQSTAGMTDGGYTQVAYDNSLGRHVYYTAQGALVTPHQQLQQQPLAPPPQQQHQVHQFQQVAAVSATSNQIQDGKVIAPITKISQGSI